The Acidimicrobiales bacterium genome has a window encoding:
- the rpsT gene encoding 30S ribosomal protein S20 codes for MANIKSQLKRNRQNEARRKRNKAVRSELRTRTKRALRAAEAGAEDVAEALRAAVRRIDKAAAKGIIHPNQAARRKSRLMRRVNAASGERQAAAG; via the coding sequence ATGGCGAACATCAAGAGTCAGCTGAAGCGGAACCGCCAGAACGAGGCGCGCCGGAAGCGGAACAAGGCCGTCCGCTCCGAGCTGCGGACGCGCACGAAGCGCGCCCTTCGCGCCGCCGAGGCCGGTGCCGAGGACGTCGCCGAGGCGCTGCGGGCCGCGGTCCGGCGCATCGACAAGGCAGCGGCGAAGGGGATCATCCACCCGAACCAGGCGGCGCGCCGCAAGAGCCGCCTGATGCGCCGCGTCAACGCCGCGAGCGGGGAGCGGCAGGCGGCGGCGGGCTAG
- the lepA gene encoding translation elongation factor 4 translates to MVNPGRLRNFSIISHVDHGKSTLSDRILELTHAVDPREMREQYLDSMDIERERGITIKAQSVRVAWGDHVLQLIDTPGHVDFGYEVSRSLAACEGVVLLVDASQGIQAQTLANCYLALEHDLEIVAALNKIDLPAADPERCAAEIEQVLGLDASTVLRISAKTGEGVPALLDAVVERIPPPRGEADAPLRALVFDSYYDQYRGVVASVRVVDGTLRANGRVRFFQAGTTHDVEELGVRTPSARPVDELGPGEVGYLVAGVRNVREARVGETVTDADRPADAPLPGYRDPKPMVFCGLYPLDGDDFPSLRDALEKLQLNDASITYVPETSSALGFGFRCGFLGLLHMEIVRERLEREFGLSLIATAPSVAYVAHLTNGTTRVVDNPSAMPPPQNLERIEEPVLRVTIITPAEHIGTVMELCQSRRGRQEKMAYLSAERIELVYVLPLSEIVVDFFDQLKSRTKGYASLDYEPAGLETAPLVRVDLLLNGQPVDAFSAIVHRSRAEDYGRKMTQRLRELIPRQLFDVPIQAAIGGRIIARETVKAKRKDVLAKCYGGDITRKHKLLEKQRAGKKRMKSIGRVEVPQEAFVSALRLEG, encoded by the coding sequence GTGGTCAACCCCGGCAGGCTCCGCAACTTCTCGATCATCAGCCACGTCGACCACGGCAAGTCGACGCTCTCGGACCGGATCCTCGAGCTCACCCACGCGGTCGACCCCCGCGAGATGCGCGAGCAGTACCTCGACTCGATGGACATCGAGCGCGAGCGCGGCATCACGATCAAGGCCCAGAGCGTGCGCGTCGCCTGGGGCGACCACGTCCTCCAGCTCATCGACACGCCGGGCCACGTCGACTTCGGCTACGAGGTGAGCCGCAGCCTCGCCGCCTGCGAGGGGGTCGTCCTCCTCGTCGACGCCTCCCAGGGGATCCAGGCCCAGACCCTCGCCAACTGCTACCTCGCGCTCGAGCACGACCTCGAGATCGTCGCCGCGCTGAACAAGATCGACCTGCCCGCCGCGGACCCGGAGCGCTGCGCGGCGGAGATCGAGCAGGTCCTCGGGCTCGATGCCTCGACGGTCCTGCGCATCTCGGCGAAGACCGGCGAGGGCGTCCCCGCGCTGCTCGACGCCGTCGTCGAGCGCATCCCCCCGCCGCGCGGCGAGGCCGACGCCCCGCTGCGGGCCCTCGTCTTCGACTCCTACTACGACCAGTACCGGGGCGTCGTGGCCTCGGTGCGCGTCGTCGACGGGACCTTGCGGGCGAACGGCCGGGTCCGCTTCTTCCAGGCCGGCACGACGCACGACGTCGAGGAGCTGGGCGTGCGCACGCCGAGCGCTCGCCCGGTTGACGAGCTCGGGCCGGGCGAGGTCGGCTACCTCGTCGCCGGCGTGCGCAACGTGCGCGAGGCGCGCGTCGGCGAGACGGTGACCGACGCCGACCGGCCCGCCGACGCCCCCCTGCCCGGCTACCGGGACCCCAAGCCGATGGTGTTCTGCGGCCTGTACCCGCTCGACGGCGACGACTTCCCGTCGCTTCGCGACGCGCTCGAGAAGCTCCAGCTCAACGACGCGAGCATCACCTACGTCCCGGAGACCTCGAGCGCGCTCGGCTTCGGCTTCCGCTGCGGCTTCCTCGGCCTGCTCCACATGGAGATCGTGCGCGAGCGCCTCGAGCGGGAGTTCGGGCTCTCGCTGATCGCCACCGCTCCCTCGGTCGCCTACGTGGCGCACCTCACGAACGGGACGACACGGGTCGTCGACAACCCCTCGGCGATGCCCCCGCCGCAGAACCTCGAGCGCATCGAGGAGCCGGTGCTGCGCGTCACCATCATCACCCCCGCCGAGCACATCGGCACCGTCATGGAGCTGTGCCAGTCGCGCCGCGGGCGCCAGGAGAAGATGGCCTACCTGTCGGCCGAGCGCATCGAGCTCGTCTACGTGCTCCCGCTCTCGGAGATCGTCGTCGACTTCTTCGACCAGCTGAAGAGCCGCACGAAGGGCTACGCGAGCCTCGACTACGAGCCGGCGGGCCTCGAGACGGCGCCCCTCGTGCGCGTCGACCTGCTGCTCAACGGCCAGCCGGTCGACGCCTTCTCCGCCATCGTCCACCGCAGCCGAGCCGAGGACTACGGGCGCAAGATGACCCAGCGCCTGCGCGAGCTCATCCCCCGCCAGCTCTTCGACGTGCCGATCCAGGCCGCGATCGGCGGGCGGATCATCGCCCGGGAGACGGTGAAGGCCAAGCGCAAGGACGTCCTCGCCAAGTGCTACGGCGGCGACATCACCCGCAAGCACAAGCTCCTCGAGAAGCAGCGAGCCGGCAAGAAGCGGATGAAGTCGATCGGGCGCGTCGAGGTTCCCCAGGAGGCGTTCGTCTCCGCACTGCGCCTGGAGGGCTAG
- a CDS encoding oxygenase MpaB family protein, translating to MAWPAARARAALRSLLTASLAGALRPDPAELARYAEPAGDPGLFGPGSLAWVVHADLPSMLVGGLAALMFQTLHPLAMAGVADHSGFRSDPLGRLERTARFVAGTTFGPTRLAEELLDRVRRTHERVVGTARDGRRYSANDPALLTYVHVTEVWCFLRSFQRYGPRPLLRSERDRYLAEVVVVAERLGARDVPASVAEVRAYLAAVAGELEATPEALDTVAFLRRPLARRPEAVVGHRVLTDAAFDLLPAHARALLGATPCGALRTVPVRTAGRAFTAAMRWAIGPSLVAAAARARCALRPAR from the coding sequence GTGGCCTGGCCCGCCGCCCGTGCCCGCGCCGCGCTGCGCTCGCTGCTCACGGCGAGCCTCGCCGGCGCGCTGCGCCCCGATCCGGCGGAGCTCGCGCGCTACGCCGAGCCGGCGGGGGACCCGGGGCTGTTCGGGCCAGGCTCGCTCGCCTGGGTCGTGCACGCGGACCTGCCCTCGATGCTCGTCGGCGGCCTCGCCGCGCTCATGTTCCAGACGCTGCACCCCCTGGCGATGGCGGGCGTCGCCGACCACTCCGGCTTCCGGTCCGACCCGCTCGGCCGCCTCGAGCGGACGGCCCGCTTCGTCGCCGGGACGACGTTCGGACCGACGCGGCTCGCCGAGGAGCTCCTCGACCGCGTCCGCCGCACCCACGAGCGCGTCGTCGGGACCGCCCGAGACGGCCGGCGCTACTCGGCGAACGACCCGGCGCTCCTCACCTACGTGCACGTCACGGAGGTCTGGTGCTTCCTCCGCTCCTTCCAGCGCTACGGGCCTCGCCCGCTGCTTCGATCCGAGCGCGACCGCTACCTCGCCGAGGTGGTGGTGGTCGCCGAGCGCCTCGGGGCCCGCGACGTGCCGGCGAGCGTCGCCGAGGTGCGCGCCTACCTCGCCGCGGTGGCCGGCGAGCTCGAGGCCACCCCGGAAGCCCTCGACACGGTGGCCTTCCTGCGCCGGCCGCTGGCGCGCCGGCCCGAGGCCGTGGTGGGACACCGCGTCCTCACGGACGCGGCGTTCGACCTCCTGCCCGCGCACGCCCGCGCGCTGCTCGGCGCGACGCCCTGCGGTGCGCTGCGGACCGTGCCCGTGCGGACGGCGGGGCGCGCCTTCACGGCGGCGATGCGCTGGGCCATCGGACCCTCCCTCGTCGCCGCCGCGGCCCGAGCGCGCTGCGCTCTGCGACCGGCCAGGTAG